From a region of the Arachis ipaensis cultivar K30076 chromosome B09, Araip1.1, whole genome shotgun sequence genome:
- the LOC107619475 gene encoding uncharacterized protein LOC107619475, whose product MGSIAIPGFVRTPYGPARSYARVPKQPNNFDCGMCVIKFIESWKEDRELYEWDEDSLSSYRMELMLDIICGPHNALVHQLVSLLSEMVKPVRRNAPRNKKKNVSSPYTAPSTRSLIECAEGLPKGAMRKGRKKLLT is encoded by the exons ATGGGAAGCATTGCTATACCTGGATTTGTTCGGACTCCGTACGGCCCAGCTCGTTCCTACGCTAGGGTTCCAAAGCAACCGAACAA CTTTGACTGTGGCATGTGCGTTATTAAGTTCATTGAAAGTTGGAAAGAAGATCGTGAACTTTACGAATGGGACGAG GATTCACTCAGTTCATACCGGATGGAGTTGATGCTAGACATAATTTGTGGCCCACACAATGCATTGGTTCATCAGCTTGTTTCATTATTGAGTGAAATGGTTAAACCCGTTCGTCGCAATGCACCACGGAACAAGAAGAAGAACGTTAGTTCACCATACACTGCACCTAGCACACGGTCATTGATTGAATGTGCGGAGGGATTACCGAAGGGGGCAATGCGCAAAGGCAGGAAGAAGTTGCTTACTTAG
- the LOC107615168 gene encoding protein FAR1-RELATED SEQUENCE 5-like, which produces MAHDFYVTYAKKAGFATKIRTTTFDKITKAPINQAIHCNRDGIRESRVKAPTRKNTISAAGCKARIYVKFDKAVQDWVLFKVDLTHSHPCSPRKAVHYHEYRQLTMHAKCVIEDNDETGIRPNKTFLALSNGAGGPSNLGFSEKDLRNYITARLRNSNVNADVREMMSYFMRMKDINPNFFYAVKLDEECKFKSAVWVDARCRASYEYYGDVVSVDSTYSTNRHGLPFVSFVGVNHHGKSTLLGCALLGNEEIGSYEWVFSQWVKCMGTAPKNLYDDRRMWVPIYFKGEFWASMRSTQRSESMHAFYGGYLSSKTSLVQFVHEYDNVLGVKEQRELEDDAADSRGVIPCATTSPMEKQFQLEYTTSIFRDVQIEFVKKANCRVSAIDEQGPLVCVKVEEEKLVNDTILCVPYDVHFDRSTQELRCECNLFESSGVLCCHCLEVFHSYKVYKVPSCYVLPRWSKKIKRKHTYVKSSHDVSRSDESHVAFRGLCAHFYNVAQEFVGDDEETALLHVALEETRAKLAAHRAKKRSESVAETQTNIGSQSSNDVSVDDIQGPSKVTTKGRPKSKRLGSALEKSIKNSRRRKQKNLPPVVRPHTLEDTNHCAVSGLNGPEQAGGFLSLLSSFNKKWD; this is translated from the exons ATGGCACATGACTTTTATGTGACCTATGCAAAGAAAGCTGGATTTGCAACTAAGATAAGGACGACAACATTTGACAAGATCACAAAGGCTCCCATTAATCAAGCTATACACTGTAATCGCGACGGGATCCGTGAGTCTCGTGTTAAAGCACCAACGCGGAAGAATACGATTTCAGCTGCTGGGTGCAAGGCAAGGATATATGTAAAGTTTGATAAAGCCGTGCAAGACTGGGTTTTGTTCAAGGTTGACTTGACGCACTCACACCCCTGTTCACCGAGAAAGGCAGTGCACTACCATGAGTATAGGCAGCTGACCATGCATGCGAAGTGCGTGATCGAGGATAATGATGAGACTGGGATTCGTCCAAATAAGACATTCCTTGCTTTGTCAAATGGGGCTGGTGGCCCCTCTAACTTGGGATTCTCAGAGAAGGATTTAAGAAACTATATAACAGCAAGGCTCCGCAATAGCAACGTGAATGCCGATGTCAGGGAGATGATGAGCTACTTCATGAGAATGAAGGACATCAATCCGAACTTCTTTTACGCGGTGAAGTTGGACGAGGAGTGTAAATTTAAGAGTGCAGTATGGGTTGATGCAAGGTGTAGGGCGTCGTATGAATACTATGGAGACGTCGTGTCAGTTGATAGCACGTACAGTACAAATAG GCATGGATTACCGTTTGTGTCGTTCGTTGGGGTCAACCACCATGGTAAGTCGACCCTCCTTGGTTGTGCTTTGTTGGGGAATGAAGAAATCGGAAGTTATGAGTGGGTTTTTAGCCAATGGGTGAAGTGCATGGGAACTGCTCCAAAGA ATTTGTATGATGACCGACGCATGTGGGTCCCAATATATTTCAAGGGTGAATTTTGGGCATCAATGCGGAGTACGCAAAGGAGTGAGAGCATGCACGCATTCTACGGTGGATACTTATCCAGTAAAACTAGCTTAGTTCAATTTGTTCATGAATATGACAATGTGCTTGGAGTCAAGGAGCAGAGGGAACTGGAGGATGATGCTGCAGACTCGAGGGGGGTCATCCCTTGTGCAACGACCTCGCCTATGGAGAAACAGTTTCAACTAGAGTATACCACGAGCATTTTTAGGGATGTTCAGATTGAGTTTGTGAAGAAGGCTAACTGCAGAGTTTCTGCAATTGATGAACAGGGTCCATTGGTCTGCGTGAAGGTGGAAGAGGAGAAACTAGTCAACGATACTATTCTATGCGTTCCGTACGATGTTCACTTTGACCGTTCCACACAGGAGCTTCGTTGTGAGTGTAATCTCTTTGAGAGTTCAGGTGTGTTGTGCTGTCACTGCCTTGAAGTGTTCCATTCGTATAAAGTGTACAAAGTACCTTCTTGTTATGTTCTTCCTCGATGGAGCAAGAAGATAAAGCGCAAGCATACATATGTCAAAAGTAGCCATGATGTCAGTCGGTCGGATGAGAGTCATGTTGCATTCAGGGGACTGTGTGCACACTTCTACAATGTTGCCCAAGAGTTTGTAGGTGACGATGAAGAAACAGCATTGCTGCATGTTGCTTTGGAAGAAACAAGGGCCAAGTTGGCTGCGCACCGTGCCAAAAAGAGGTCCGAGAGCGTGGCAGAGACTCAGACCAACATTGGCTCACAGAGTTCGAACGATGTCAGTGTTGATGACATCCAAGGCCCATCGAAGGTCACCACAAAGGGCAGGCCAAAGAGTAAGAGGCTCGGCTCTGCCCTTGAGAAGTCCATCAAGAATTCAAGACGGAGAAAACAAAAGAATTTACCCCCG GTGGTTCGTCCGCACACACTTGAAGATACAAACCATTGTGCTGTTTCTGGCCTGAATGGTCCCGAACAAGCCGGTGGTTTCCTGTCTTTGTTAAGCTCCTTCAACAAAAAGTGGGATTAG